From a region of the Neisseria subflava genome:
- a CDS encoding helix-turn-helix domain-containing protein: MVNKLTPPPSLPDPQDLRAVIAYNMRLYRVNHGWSQEELARQCGLDRTYVSAVERKRWNIALSNIEKIASALKIAPYKLLLPPQEMLRQMTEPADTQA, encoded by the coding sequence ATGGTCAATAAACTTACTCCCCCTCCAAGCCTGCCCGATCCGCAAGACCTCCGCGCCGTTATCGCTTACAACATGCGCCTCTATCGCGTTAATCATGGCTGGTCGCAAGAAGAACTGGCGCGCCAATGCGGACTTGACCGTACCTACGTCTCCGCCGTCGAGCGCAAACGCTGGAACATCGCCCTTTCCAATATCGAAAAAATCGCATCTGCGCTTAAAATCGCCCCTTACAAACTTCTCCTTCCGCCGCAAGAAATGCTCCGTCAAATGACCGAGCCTGCCGATACCCAAGCCTAA
- the ccoN gene encoding cytochrome-c oxidase, cbb3-type subunit I → MDTQTYNYKVVRQFAIMTVVWGIVGMLVGVIVAAQLFAPALDLSNIGPWFHFGRLRPLHTNAVIFAFGGCGLIGTSYYVVQRTCNTRLFGGWLPAFTFWGWQAVIVAAAISLPMGYTQGKEYAELEWPIDILITLVWVAYAIVFFGTIAKRKIKHIYVANWFYGGFILAVALLHIVNNISIPAGLMKSYPVYAGAIDAMVQWWYGHNAVGFFLTAGFLGMMYYFVPKQAGRPIYSYRLSVVHFWALIFTYMWAGSHHLHYTALPDWTQSLGMVLSLILFAPSWGGMINGIMTLSGAWDKLRTDPILKFLIVSLSFYGMSTFEGPMMSIKTVNALSHYTDWTVAHVHAGALGWVGFVTIGSVYYMIPRLFGKNEMYSTKLVEAHFWIATIGVVLYIAAMWIAGVMQGLMWGSLNDDGTLTYSFVESVKRTMPYYMIRFTGGLLYLSGMCIMAYNVYRTAISGKAVDAEIPAVSQTQHH, encoded by the coding sequence ATGGACACACAAACTTATAACTACAAAGTGGTGCGCCAGTTCGCCATCATGACTGTAGTTTGGGGTATTGTGGGCATGTTGGTTGGCGTTATCGTCGCTGCCCAGCTTTTTGCTCCGGCCCTCGATTTATCCAATATCGGACCTTGGTTCCACTTCGGCCGCCTGCGTCCTCTGCACACCAATGCGGTTATTTTTGCATTCGGCGGTTGCGGTTTGATCGGTACATCATACTACGTTGTTCAACGTACATGTAATACCCGTCTGTTTGGCGGTTGGCTGCCTGCATTTACCTTCTGGGGTTGGCAGGCCGTTATCGTGGCTGCGGCCATCAGCTTGCCTATGGGTTACACCCAAGGTAAAGAATACGCCGAGTTGGAATGGCCTATCGACATTTTGATTACGCTGGTGTGGGTTGCCTACGCTATCGTATTCTTCGGTACGATTGCCAAACGTAAAATCAAACATATTTACGTTGCCAACTGGTTCTACGGCGGCTTTATCTTGGCCGTTGCGCTGTTGCACATCGTCAATAATATCAGCATCCCTGCCGGTTTGATGAAATCTTACCCGGTTTACGCAGGTGCGATTGATGCGATGGTTCAATGGTGGTACGGCCACAATGCGGTGGGCTTTTTCCTGACAGCCGGCTTCTTGGGTATGATGTACTATTTCGTACCTAAACAAGCAGGCCGTCCGATTTACTCTTACCGCTTGTCCGTCGTCCACTTCTGGGCTTTGATTTTCACTTATATGTGGGCAGGTTCTCACCACTTGCACTACACCGCATTGCCTGACTGGACTCAATCTTTGGGTATGGTATTGTCTTTGATCCTGTTCGCACCTTCTTGGGGCGGTATGATCAACGGTATCATGACTCTGTCTGGTGCATGGGACAAACTGCGTACCGACCCGATTTTGAAATTCTTGATCGTATCTCTGTCTTTCTACGGTATGTCTACGTTTGAAGGCCCGATGATGTCTATCAAAACGGTTAACGCTCTGAGCCACTATACTGACTGGACTGTTGCACACGTTCACGCCGGTGCATTGGGCTGGGTGGGCTTTGTAACCATCGGTTCCGTTTACTACATGATTCCCCGCTTGTTCGGCAAAAATGAAATGTACAGCACCAAATTGGTTGAGGCGCATTTCTGGATCGCGACCATCGGCGTGGTTCTGTATATCGCTGCAATGTGGATTGCCGGCGTAATGCAAGGTCTGATGTGGGGTTCTTTGAATGACGACGGCACGCTGACTTATTCCTTCGTTGAATCCGTAAAACGTACCATGCCTTACTACATGATTCGTTTCACCGGCGGTCTTCTGTACCTGAGCGGTATGTGCATCATGGCATATAACGTTTACCGTACTGCTATCAGTGGTAAAGCAGTTGATGCTGAGATTCCTGCGGTTTCTCAAACTCAACACCACTAA
- a CDS encoding M61 family metallopeptidase, which produces MINYKITPNFLSHEWHITLSFTQTNDSETEISLPNWVPGSYLIRDFARHITHINARCNGKAQPLTQTSKNHWQTPALSGAWEIYYTVYAFDLSVRGSFLSTERGFFDGACLFLKVHGQEQQPHQVEFPTLPHTWQIATTLPQTSATTFQTASYAELIDHPVETGIIEFLDFEAQGIPHRIALSGIYPDFDRARFLADIQKICETELAMFPSPAPFTEYLFLLHLGDNLYGGLEHISSTALLADRHSLPSYDMGEADKAYTELLGLFSHEYFHAWNVKSIKPAVFAPYNLDQENYTEQLWAFEGITSYYDDLFLARSKTISPEAYLTLLAQSITRVQQTQGRLKQTLAQSSFSAWDKFYKQDENSPNAIVSYYQKGALAALCLDLIIREKSQGKYNLDSVMQQHYRDWCNTHQGIPEKHWQSRCQEITGLDLETFFQTALYSTEDLPLAECLQSVGVKLDFIPLPRQHGGAFANEPQSVAPANDLGARFKQNGDHAILTHVFNGGSAENAGLCPQDKIIALGGYACNDLAAQWSKLPIGTRTTIHFFRQGLLRETSITVQAAEANTALLHITDRQKLENWLYNHQIKLQTA; this is translated from the coding sequence ATGATTAATTACAAAATCACCCCCAACTTTCTGTCTCATGAATGGCACATCACCTTATCATTCACTCAAACCAATGATTCAGAAACAGAAATCAGCTTACCCAACTGGGTGCCCGGCAGCTACCTCATCCGTGACTTTGCCCGCCACATCACACACATCAACGCGCGCTGCAACGGCAAAGCCCAGCCGCTGACACAAACCAGCAAAAACCATTGGCAAACCCCTGCTCTCAGTGGAGCGTGGGAAATTTACTACACCGTCTACGCATTCGACTTGTCTGTACGCGGCTCATTCCTCAGTACAGAGCGCGGCTTTTTCGACGGCGCATGCCTCTTCTTAAAAGTACACGGACAAGAACAACAACCACACCAAGTCGAATTTCCTACCCTGCCGCACACATGGCAGATAGCCACCACCCTGCCCCAAACCTCGGCGACCACTTTTCAGACGGCCTCATACGCCGAGCTTATCGACCATCCGGTTGAAACAGGCATCATCGAATTCCTCGACTTTGAAGCACAAGGCATCCCCCACCGTATTGCATTAAGCGGTATCTATCCTGATTTCGACCGTGCCCGCTTCCTCGCCGATATTCAAAAAATCTGCGAAACCGAATTGGCGATGTTCCCCTCCCCTGCCCCGTTTACCGAATACCTTTTCCTACTACATCTGGGCGACAACCTCTACGGCGGACTGGAACACATCAGCAGCACCGCCCTACTCGCCGACCGCCACAGTCTGCCATCTTACGATATGGGCGAAGCCGACAAAGCTTATACCGAACTGCTCGGCCTCTTCTCCCATGAATACTTCCACGCATGGAACGTCAAATCCATCAAACCGGCCGTATTCGCACCTTACAACCTCGACCAAGAAAACTACACCGAGCAACTTTGGGCATTTGAAGGCATTACTTCCTACTACGACGACCTCTTTCTAGCCCGAAGCAAAACCATCAGTCCCGAAGCCTACCTTACCCTGCTTGCACAAAGCATCACACGCGTACAGCAAACACAAGGCCGTCTGAAACAAACACTTGCCCAATCCAGTTTCAGCGCATGGGACAAGTTCTACAAACAAGACGAAAACAGCCCCAACGCCATCGTCAGCTACTATCAAAAAGGCGCACTGGCCGCACTTTGCCTCGACCTCATCATCCGTGAAAAAAGCCAAGGCAAATACAACCTCGACAGCGTGATGCAGCAACACTATCGCGACTGGTGCAACACCCATCAAGGCATACCCGAAAAACACTGGCAATCCCGTTGTCAAGAAATAACCGGTTTAGATTTAGAAACCTTCTTTCAGACGGCCTTATACAGTACCGAAGACCTTCCGCTCGCAGAATGTCTGCAAAGCGTAGGTGTCAAACTCGACTTTATCCCCCTGCCACGCCAGCACGGCGGAGCATTTGCCAACGAACCCCAATCGGTTGCCCCCGCCAACGATTTGGGCGCACGTTTCAAACAAAACGGCGACCACGCTATCCTGACTCATGTATTTAATGGTGGCAGCGCAGAAAATGCCGGACTCTGTCCGCAAGACAAAATCATCGCCTTAGGCGGCTATGCCTGCAACGACCTTGCAGCGCAGTGGAGCAAACTGCCTATCGGCACACGCACCACCATCCATTTCTTCCGCCAAGGCCTGTTGCGCGAAACCAGCATCACAGTTCAAGCAGCAGAAGCCAATACCGCCCTGCTGCACATTACCGACCGACAAAAACTCGAAAACTGGTTGTACAATCATCAAATAAAACTTCAAACGGCCTGA
- a CDS encoding cbb3-type cytochrome oxidase subunit 3 — MDANWARSLFTVWVFISFILVLYIVFNRRNKKNYDDAASSIFDNDEQRPSEKDDQAQSVRDHGAK, encoded by the coding sequence ATGGACGCTAACTGGGCTCGCTCGCTCTTTACTGTTTGGGTATTCATCAGCTTTATTTTAGTCCTCTATATTGTGTTCAATAGACGCAATAAGAAAAACTATGATGATGCAGCCAGCAGTATTTTCGATAATGACGAACAAAGGCCGTCTGAAAAGGACGATCAAGCTCAGTCAGTCCGTGATCACGGAGCAAAATAA
- the ccoO gene encoding cytochrome-c oxidase, cbb3-type subunit II — MKLQQLAEEKVGVLIVFTLLVVSVGLLIEAVPLFFTKAVTEPAPGVKPYNALQVAGRDIYVREGCYNCHSQMIRPFRAETERYGHYSVAGESVYDHPFQWGSKRTGPDLARVGGRYSDEWHRIHLLNPRDVVPESNMPAFPWLARNKVDAEATVAHMKALRKVGTPYSDEEIAKAPEMLANKSELDAVIAYLQGLGLALKNVR, encoded by the coding sequence ATGAAATTACAACAATTAGCTGAAGAAAAAGTCGGTGTACTGATTGTATTCACCCTGCTTGTAGTCAGCGTCGGCCTTCTGATTGAGGCTGTTCCGCTGTTCTTCACCAAGGCAGTTACCGAACCTGCACCCGGCGTGAAACCATATAACGCCCTGCAAGTGGCCGGTCGCGATATTTATGTGCGCGAAGGCTGCTACAACTGCCACTCTCAAATGATTCGTCCATTCCGTGCAGAAACTGAACGTTACGGCCACTACTCCGTTGCCGGTGAGTCTGTTTATGACCATCCGTTCCAATGGGGTTCTAAACGTACCGGTCCGGATTTGGCTCGTGTCGGCGGCCGTTATTCCGATGAATGGCACCGCATCCACCTGCTGAACCCGCGCGACGTTGTGCCGGAGTCCAATATGCCTGCATTTCCATGGCTCGCACGCAATAAAGTCGATGCCGAGGCAACTGTGGCGCATATGAAAGCCCTGCGTAAAGTGGGTACACCTTACAGCGATGAAGAAATTGCCAAAGCACCTGAAATGCTGGCCAACAAATCAGAGCTGGACGCTGTTATCGCCTACCTGCAAGGCTTGGGCTTGGCATTGAAAAACGTAAGGTAA
- a CDS encoding TIGR01244 family sulfur transferase, with the protein MPIRKLTDSLYIAPQLTEADVQEAVRLGIQTIICNRPDGEEENQPAFAEVQNWFKEAGINQFSHQPVVAPQINAADVAAFQNLLQQSPTPILAFCRTGTRCSLLWGYHQVQHGASVAEVVAAAEQAGVNLSNFEARLQEAKDKGLA; encoded by the coding sequence ATGCCCATCCGTAAACTGACCGACTCCCTCTATATCGCCCCCCAACTGACCGAAGCTGATGTCCAAGAAGCCGTACGTCTCGGCATCCAAACCATCATCTGCAACCGCCCGGACGGCGAAGAAGAAAACCAGCCGGCTTTTGCCGAAGTGCAAAACTGGTTTAAAGAGGCCGGCATCAACCAATTCTCACACCAGCCCGTCGTTGCGCCTCAAATCAACGCAGCCGATGTTGCAGCCTTCCAAAATCTGTTGCAACAATCTCCGACTCCTATCCTTGCCTTCTGCCGTACCGGCACTCGCTGCTCCTTGCTTTGGGGTTATCATCAAGTGCAACACGGCGCATCCGTAGCCGAAGTAGTTGCCGCAGCCGAACAGGCAGGCGTCAATCTCAGCAACTTTGAAGCCCGCCTGCAAGAAGCCAAAGATAAAGGTTTAGCTTAA